The Deinococcus sonorensis KR-87 genome includes a window with the following:
- a CDS encoding DUF309 domain-containing protein: MHTDTLDPALRQGAELFNRGEWWEAHEAWEPVWMEAGGERRHFVQGLILLAAALHKRWHHGSTGLRNYHKALAHLEPLPDLYGGVRLRQLEQQVLQALSQDGMYPQLPVGAPHP; encoded by the coding sequence ATGCACACGGACACGCTGGACCCGGCGCTGCGGCAGGGCGCGGAGCTGTTCAACCGTGGCGAGTGGTGGGAAGCGCATGAGGCCTGGGAGCCGGTCTGGATGGAGGCGGGCGGGGAGCGGCGCCACTTCGTGCAGGGCCTGATCCTGCTGGCCGCCGCGCTACATAAGCGCTGGCATCACGGCAGCACCGGCCTGCGCAATTACCACAAGGCGCTGGCGCATCTGGAACCGCTGCCCGACCTCTACGGAGGCGTGCGGCTGCGTCAGCTGGAGCAGCAGGTGCTGCAGGCCCTGTCTCAGGACGGGATGTATCCCCAGTTGCCCGTGGGCGCTCCACACCCATAA
- a CDS encoding NYN domain-containing protein, with translation MERIGLFIDGANVYAAAKRLGWNFDHRKILEHFAGLGRLYNAYYYTAVPGTIDDKQKRFIDALTYMGYTVRTRMLKESTDENGEVHRHANLDIEMVTDLLATVDRYDTAVLLTGDGDFERPVEVLRARGKRVIVASIPEMTSYELRNAADEYVDFKDIREHMERPGYRLPSESREGQGRETRPFYMTALSDSDER, from the coding sequence ATGGAACGGATTGGACTGTTTATTGACGGCGCGAACGTGTACGCTGCGGCCAAGCGGCTCGGCTGGAACTTCGACCACCGCAAGATCCTGGAGCACTTCGCCGGCCTGGGACGGCTCTACAACGCCTATTACTACACGGCGGTGCCGGGCACCATCGACGACAAGCAGAAGCGCTTCATTGACGCGCTGACGTACATGGGCTACACGGTACGGACCCGCATGCTCAAGGAGAGCACCGACGAGAACGGCGAGGTGCACCGCCACGCCAACCTCGACATCGAGATGGTTACGGACCTGCTCGCCACGGTGGACCGCTACGATACGGCGGTGCTGCTCACCGGCGACGGCGATTTCGAGCGGCCGGTGGAGGTGCTGCGCGCGCGCGGCAAGCGGGTGATCGTGGCCAGCATTCCGGAGATGACCAGCTACGAGCTGCGCAACGCTGCCGATGAGTACGTGGACTTCAAGGACATCCGCGAACACATGGAGCGGCCCGGCTACCGCCTGCCCAGCGAGTCGCGCGAGGGCCAGGGCCGCGAGACCCGGCCGTTTTACATGACCGCCCTCTCGGACAGTGATGAGCGCTGA
- the plsX gene encoding phosphate acyltransferase PlsX — protein MSADAPPTLPVALDAVGGDHGAAPNVEGAVAAARSGLSILLVGDRVRLHAELGRHPGSGRLPLEVIDTPDVIGMDEHASDVRGRPQASINVATRLVKEGRASAVVSMGHSGATMASSLLTLGRLKGVDRPAILTHLPSKTGMVTVLDVGANADVKAAYLAQWAQLASIYLQVLEGQERPTVGLLSIGEEDHKGNALTLEAHALLRQLKSINFHGNVEGRDIFQGTTDIVVTDGFTGNIVLKLAEGEAKVLFGWVRDALNSSLSTKLGGLLVRGALRGIADRLDPSTYGASILLGVRGLSFIGHGSADARAVKNALLRADRAYQTRLVERLSSELAATMMPTPVSQAHP, from the coding sequence ATGAGCGCTGACGCCCCGCCAACCCTGCCGGTGGCGCTGGACGCGGTGGGCGGCGACCACGGCGCGGCCCCCAACGTGGAGGGCGCGGTGGCGGCCGCCCGCAGCGGGCTGAGCATCCTGCTGGTGGGCGACCGGGTGCGGCTGCACGCCGAGCTGGGCCGGCATCCCGGCAGCGGGCGCCTGCCGCTGGAGGTCATCGACACCCCCGACGTGATTGGCATGGATGAGCACGCCAGCGACGTGCGCGGCCGCCCCCAGGCCAGCATCAACGTGGCGACCCGGCTGGTGAAGGAGGGCCGCGCCTCGGCGGTGGTCAGCATGGGGCACAGCGGGGCCACCATGGCCAGTTCGCTGCTGACGCTGGGCCGCCTCAAGGGGGTGGACCGCCCGGCGATCCTGACGCACCTGCCGTCCAAAACCGGCATGGTGACGGTGCTGGACGTGGGCGCCAACGCCGACGTGAAGGCGGCGTACCTCGCGCAGTGGGCGCAACTGGCCAGCATCTACCTGCAGGTGCTGGAAGGGCAGGAGCGGCCCACAGTGGGCCTGCTGAGCATCGGGGAAGAGGACCACAAGGGCAACGCGCTGACGCTGGAGGCGCACGCCCTGCTGCGCCAGTTGAAGAGCATCAACTTTCACGGCAACGTGGAGGGCCGCGACATCTTTCAGGGCACCACCGACATCGTGGTCACCGACGGCTTCACCGGCAACATCGTGCTGAAGCTGGCCGAGGGCGAGGCCAAGGTGCTGTTCGGCTGGGTGCGCGACGCGCTGAACAGCAGCCTCAGCACCAAGCTGGGCGGTCTGCTGGTGCGCGGCGCGCTGCGCGGCATTGCCGACCGGCTGGACCCCAGCACCTACGGGGCCAGCATCCTGCTGGGCGTGCGGGGCCTGAGCTTTATCGGGCACGGCAGCGCCGACGCCCGCGCGGTCAAGAACGCCCTGCTGCGCGCCGACCGGGCCTACCAGACCCGGCTGGTGGAGCGCCTGAGCAGCGAACTGGCCGCCACGATGATGCCCACGCCGGTGTCTCAAGCTCATCCTTAA
- a CDS encoding mechanosensitive ion channel family protein — MFDVLATTLTLPATWFKLLFALGTSFAIWRIGLTLIGLVCTYLHDRLASLLRLSWTVVCAYAALAATVYALALVDVPLLYDNGALIAQGFRNRAGQVVVVFALTLIAWNLVTLASRRMIPEAQQDAAFTRRSVRVQTLTGVIESSLRVVIVVLALISVLQALGINASALLAGVSVLGLAVGFGAQSLIKDVFTGFFILLEDQYGVGDVIAVNNGALNGTVERLNLRLTGLRALDGTLHIIPNGQILTVSVSSKDWARVVAAVDLAATTDPSAALQVLQTVTDALYQDPAWKHHFLAAPEQQGVTRLSPDSFTIRALMKVLPKSQYPVGREFNRRIQAALTEAGINTPAPAADPVPLSINPIEVRLLPATAHDLPLHLDKPEPTV; from the coding sequence ATGTTTGATGTTCTTGCCACCACCCTGACCCTGCCCGCCACCTGGTTCAAACTGCTGTTTGCCCTGGGCACCAGTTTTGCCATCTGGCGCATCGGTCTGACCCTGATCGGGCTGGTCTGCACCTACCTGCATGACCGCCTGGCTTCACTGCTGCGGCTCAGCTGGACAGTGGTGTGCGCGTACGCGGCGCTGGCTGCCACCGTGTACGCGCTGGCCCTGGTGGATGTGCCGCTGCTCTACGACAACGGGGCGCTGATCGCTCAGGGCTTCCGCAACCGCGCCGGACAGGTGGTGGTGGTGTTCGCGCTGACCCTGATCGCCTGGAACCTGGTGACGCTGGCGTCGCGCCGGATGATCCCGGAAGCGCAGCAGGACGCCGCCTTCACCCGCCGCAGCGTGCGGGTCCAGACCCTGACCGGGGTGATCGAGAGTTCGCTGCGGGTGGTGATCGTGGTGCTGGCCCTGATCAGTGTGCTGCAGGCGCTGGGCATCAACGCCTCGGCGCTGCTGGCCGGCGTCTCGGTGCTGGGGCTGGCGGTGGGCTTCGGCGCGCAGAGCCTGATCAAGGACGTGTTCACCGGCTTCTTCATCCTGCTGGAGGACCAGTACGGCGTGGGCGACGTGATCGCGGTGAACAACGGCGCGCTCAACGGCACGGTGGAGCGGCTCAACCTGCGCCTGACCGGGCTGCGCGCCCTGGACGGCACCCTGCACATCATTCCCAACGGACAGATCCTGACCGTCAGCGTGAGCAGCAAGGACTGGGCGCGGGTGGTGGCGGCGGTGGACCTGGCCGCCACCACCGATCCCAGCGCGGCCCTGCAGGTGCTGCAGACGGTCACGGACGCGCTGTACCAGGACCCGGCCTGGAAGCATCACTTCCTGGCCGCGCCGGAGCAGCAGGGCGTGACCCGGCTCAGCCCCGACAGCTTCACCATCCGCGCCCTGATGAAGGTGCTCCCTAAGTCTCAGTACCCGGTAGGCCGCGAGTTCAACCGCCGCATCCAGGCCGCGCTGACCGAGGCCGGCATCAACACGCCCGCCCCGGCCGCCGATCCGGTGCCGCTCAGCATCAACCCGATTGAGGTGCGGCTGCTGCCCGCCACCGCACACGACCTGCCGCTGCACCTGGACAAGCCGGAACCGACCGTCTGA
- a CDS encoding TrkH family potassium uptake protein, protein MARPPDLRPASPRPFRRPLLARFSPPQLISLSFAVIILLGGLLLALPVSHQPGMTVGPLQAVFTATSALCVTGLNVLDPATTFSTFGQLVILLLIQLGGLGIITFGTVFALIVGRRINFSERIRLAQQVSAFSVGGVVPLIRNIFLYTFVIEASGTLLLALRFVPLEGWGRGLYYSVFHAVSAFNNAGFALYSDNLMGFRGDPLITLVIGGLIILGGMGFLVQLNVVAHLQQRRTNRLLIHSRIVLSMMAALLLIGTVLFAALEWTNPNTLGRLPLGEKLLTSFFQGVTPRTAGFNTLDYAAMRPATLFITIILMFIGANPGSTGGGIKTSTFFVMMGSAWSMVRGRGELVAFGRRLDRETVLRAMTVALLSIGLVNVMFLLMLTFNTDARLDFTRLFFETVSAFGTVGLSMNATPLTNPEQQLILIVLMYLGRIGPLTFAVAFNSRNKTADVRYPPERDILIG, encoded by the coding sequence ATGGCCCGCCCGCCTGATCTCCGCCCCGCCAGCCCGCGCCCTTTCCGGCGACCGCTGCTGGCCCGCTTCTCGCCGCCGCAGCTGATCTCGTTGTCCTTCGCGGTCATCATCCTGCTGGGTGGCCTGCTGCTGGCGCTGCCTGTGAGCCACCAGCCGGGCATGACGGTGGGGCCGCTGCAGGCCGTGTTCACGGCCACCAGCGCGCTGTGCGTGACCGGCCTGAACGTGCTGGACCCGGCCACCACCTTCAGCACCTTCGGGCAGCTGGTGATTCTGCTGCTGATTCAGCTGGGCGGGCTGGGCATCATCACCTTCGGCACCGTCTTCGCCCTGATCGTGGGCCGCCGCATCAACTTCAGCGAGCGCATCCGCCTGGCGCAGCAGGTCAGCGCCTTCAGCGTGGGCGGGGTGGTGCCGTTGATCCGCAACATCTTCCTGTACACCTTCGTGATCGAGGCGAGCGGCACGCTGCTGCTCGCGCTGCGCTTCGTGCCGCTGGAAGGCTGGGGCCGGGGCCTGTACTACTCGGTGTTTCACGCGGTGAGTGCCTTCAACAACGCGGGCTTCGCGCTGTATTCCGACAACCTGATGGGCTTCCGCGGCGACCCGCTGATCACGCTGGTGATCGGGGGGCTGATCATTCTGGGAGGCATGGGCTTTCTGGTGCAACTGAACGTGGTGGCGCACCTGCAGCAGCGGCGCACCAACCGTCTCCTGATCCACAGCCGCATCGTGCTGAGCATGATGGCCGCGCTGCTGCTGATCGGCACCGTGCTGTTCGCGGCGCTGGAGTGGACCAATCCCAACACCCTGGGGCGGCTGCCGCTGGGCGAGAAGCTGCTGACCAGCTTCTTTCAGGGCGTCACGCCGCGCACCGCCGGCTTCAACACCCTGGACTACGCCGCGATGCGCCCGGCCACGCTGTTCATCACCATCATCCTGATGTTCATCGGGGCCAACCCCGGCTCCACCGGCGGCGGCATCAAGACCAGCACCTTTTTTGTGATGATGGGCAGTGCCTGGAGCATGGTGCGTGGCCGGGGCGAGCTGGTGGCGTTCGGGCGGCGCCTCGACCGCGAGACGGTGCTGCGGGCCATGACCGTGGCGCTGCTGAGCATCGGGCTGGTGAACGTGATGTTCCTGCTGATGCTGACCTTCAACACCGACGCGCGGCTGGACTTCACCCGGCTGTTCTTCGAGACGGTCTCGGCCTTCGGCACGGTGGGGCTGAGCATGAACGCCACCCCGCTCACCAACCCGGAGCAGCAGCTGATTCTGATCGTGCTGATGTACCTGGGCCGCATTGGCCCCCTGACCTTTGCCGTGGCCTTCAACAGCCGCAACAAGACGGCCGACGTGCGCTACCCGCCGGAGCGCGACATCCTCATCGGCTGA
- a CDS encoding potassium channel family protein: protein MKAKQCLVIGLGRFGTAVATTLYEMGHEVVAIDINEENVEGVMNLVTHAAILDATEERALRNIGVSDFDVVVVAIGTDVQAAILATMNAKSLGAPYVVTKAIDEMARRVLERIGANLVIRPEHDMGVRLARQIATPNIVDTLDLGSDYAIVEIEVNERLRGSLRDLNLNGRFSVQVIAINRSGRVEVTPRAEEELRPHDKVVLIGNAHALDALRRYLGE from the coding sequence ATGAAAGCAAAACAATGTCTGGTGATCGGCCTCGGCCGCTTCGGGACCGCCGTGGCCACCACCCTCTACGAGATGGGCCACGAGGTGGTGGCCATCGATATCAACGAGGAGAACGTCGAGGGTGTGATGAACCTGGTCACGCACGCCGCTATCCTGGACGCCACCGAGGAGCGGGCGCTGCGCAACATCGGCGTCTCGGACTTCGACGTAGTGGTCGTGGCGATCGGCACCGACGTACAGGCGGCCATCCTGGCCACCATGAACGCCAAGAGTCTGGGCGCCCCCTACGTGGTGACCAAGGCGATCGACGAGATGGCGCGCCGGGTGCTGGAGCGCATCGGGGCCAACCTCGTGATCCGGCCCGAGCACGACATGGGCGTGCGGCTGGCCCGCCAGATCGCCACCCCCAACATCGTGGACACCCTGGACCTCGGCTCCGATTACGCCATCGTGGAGATCGAGGTGAACGAGCGGCTGCGCGGCAGCCTGCGCGACCTGAACCTCAACGGACGCTTCAGCGTACAGGTGATCGCCATCAACCGCAGCGGCCGGGTGGAGGTGACGCCGCGCGCCGAGGAGGAACTGCGCCCCCACGACAAGGTGGTGCTGATCGGGAACGCGCACGCGCTGGACGCGTTGCGCCGGTATCTGGGCGAGTAA
- a CDS encoding TetR/AcrR family transcriptional regulator, which produces MDSSSLRERQKERRRARIYTVAIDLFRQGGFQTTTATDIARASNVSRGTFFNYYPYKEAVLLDYGSEVVEELHSYAQGQLDAGVAPMTVLQDVWMQLAERNTRDRDLFPPLAYEVLNPDPERARTAYQALPLGKVIEIILRPMQQAGQLRADLSLQRMSNLIADTYLMIALRWTAYGTERSLHEELRSTLGFLMDGVLRR; this is translated from the coding sequence ATGGATTCCAGCTCTCTGCGGGAGCGGCAGAAAGAGCGCCGCCGTGCCCGGATCTACACGGTGGCCATCGACCTGTTCCGGCAGGGCGGCTTCCAGACCACCACCGCCACCGACATCGCGCGGGCCAGCAACGTTTCGCGCGGCACCTTCTTCAACTACTACCCGTACAAGGAGGCGGTGCTGCTGGACTACGGCAGCGAGGTGGTGGAGGAACTGCACAGCTACGCCCAGGGACAGCTGGATGCCGGCGTGGCGCCCATGACGGTGCTGCAGGACGTCTGGATGCAGCTGGCCGAGCGCAACACCCGCGACCGTGACCTGTTCCCGCCGCTGGCCTACGAGGTGCTGAATCCGGACCCGGAACGCGCCCGTACCGCCTACCAGGCGCTGCCACTGGGCAAGGTCATCGAGATCATCCTGCGCCCGATGCAGCAGGCCGGACAGCTGCGCGCCGACCTGAGCCTGCAGCGCATGAGCAACCTGATTGCCGATACCTACCTGATGATCGCGCTGCGCTGGACCGCCTACGGCACCGAACGGTCGCTGCACGAGGAACTGCGCTCCACCCTGGGCTTCCTGATGGACGGGGTGCTGCGCCGCTAA
- a CDS encoding ATP cone domain-containing protein, whose amino-acid sequence MDNAVPRAELSVGTAEHHWPFSKGLLVESLLNAGADVDRAASVARAVERALLRRQQRVTSPEQLKQLLVKQARPLLGEEVARTVEQQTAAFEDILVQTQKRELPFSRGVLARSLEDIGLTPKDAYTVASMVDLQLRRGGVHHIRAEAIDDLTEQALRERHGEQMRLTYRFLQANRGRLGVLGSRSSMPTPFSKGILVQSLLAAGVAPDYARKVARSTQRQLRGAEDRVVTRTQIREKVEELLRGEVGPDVAARYRLLRVIRRPPRPLVVLLGGVSGTGKSLLAAEIAYRLGISRIVSTDSIREVMRAMVSPGLVPALHASTFNAWETLVPPEQERPTHPSQRQLLSGFREQVQQVSLGLSAVVRRSVEEGVSTVLEGVHLVPGYLRAEDFSGAIVIPILITLPSDDEHRRHFEARERETGRNRPLNRYMRYFDEIRAMQDYLEQLAQQQGVPQLDGLSLDESADRAVSVVLQRVLVELSPQERIALLGEAEASDLEVRTDSN is encoded by the coding sequence TTGGACAACGCTGTACCCCGCGCCGAGCTGTCGGTCGGCACCGCTGAACATCACTGGCCCTTCTCCAAAGGGCTGCTGGTGGAGTCGCTGCTGAATGCCGGTGCCGACGTGGACCGTGCCGCGTCGGTGGCGCGCGCGGTGGAGCGAGCTCTGCTCCGGCGCCAGCAGCGCGTCACCTCGCCGGAGCAGCTCAAGCAGCTGCTGGTGAAGCAGGCGCGCCCGTTGCTGGGCGAGGAGGTGGCGCGCACGGTGGAGCAGCAGACGGCCGCCTTCGAAGACATCCTGGTGCAGACCCAGAAGCGCGAGCTGCCGTTCTCGCGCGGGGTGCTGGCCCGCAGCCTGGAGGACATCGGGCTGACGCCCAAGGACGCCTACACGGTGGCCAGCATGGTGGACCTGCAGCTGCGGCGCGGCGGCGTGCACCACATCCGCGCCGAGGCCATTGACGACCTGACCGAGCAGGCGCTGCGCGAACGGCACGGCGAGCAGATGCGCCTGACCTACCGCTTCCTGCAGGCCAACCGGGGCCGGCTGGGGGTGCTCGGCTCGCGCAGCAGCATGCCCACACCCTTCTCCAAGGGCATCCTGGTGCAGTCGCTGCTGGCGGCCGGGGTGGCCCCGGACTACGCCCGCAAGGTGGCGCGCAGCACCCAGCGGCAGCTGCGCGGCGCCGAGGACCGGGTGGTGACGCGCACCCAGATCCGCGAGAAGGTGGAGGAACTGCTGCGCGGCGAGGTGGGGCCGGACGTGGCGGCACGTTACCGGCTGCTGCGGGTGATCCGCCGGCCACCACGCCCGCTGGTGGTGCTGCTGGGTGGGGTGAGCGGCACCGGCAAGAGCCTGCTGGCCGCCGAGATCGCGTACCGGCTGGGCATCTCGCGCATCGTGTCCACCGACTCGATCCGCGAGGTGATGCGCGCGATGGTCAGCCCCGGGCTGGTGCCGGCGCTGCATGCCAGCACCTTCAACGCCTGGGAGACGCTGGTGCCGCCGGAACAGGAACGCCCGACCCACCCGAGCCAGCGCCAGCTGCTCTCGGGCTTCCGAGAGCAGGTGCAGCAGGTGAGCCTGGGCCTGAGCGCCGTGGTACGCCGCAGCGTGGAGGAGGGGGTCAGCACCGTGCTGGAGGGGGTGCATCTGGTGCCCGGCTACCTGCGGGCCGAGGACTTCAGCGGCGCCATCGTGATTCCGATCCTGATCACCCTGCCGAGCGATGACGAGCACCGCCGCCACTTCGAGGCCCGCGAGCGCGAGACCGGGCGCAACCGGCCTCTGAACCGCTACATGCGCTACTTCGACGAGATCCGGGCCATGCAGGACTACCTGGAGCAGCTGGCCCAGCAGCAGGGCGTGCCGCAGCTGGACGGCCTGAGCCTGGACGAATCCGCCGACCGGGCGGTGAGCGTGGTGCTGCAGCGGGTGCTGGTGGAGCTGAGCCCCCAGGAACGGATCGCCCTGCTGGGCGAGGCCGAGGCCAGCGACCTGGAAGTCCGCACCGACAGCAACTAA
- a CDS encoding GntR family transcriptional regulator, whose product MAKYPLIKTTLKDRLLGGHYSEGLPLPSEPQLAREFSVSRMTARRAIDELEREGYVYRVQGAGTFPTGKRFRQGVFRVRPFKEWARDPDHRNTILQSMRLKATPEIASVLQLQHGDPVIFVHRLRLAGEEPLVVEKRYVDASVASTLLEHNLSAESIHEVMVSMGVPLTRVEQNLEAVNLRQEEADLLRVPLGTAAFLLRRTTYSGSKRISYVNYWVRGDRYAFQDSFEP is encoded by the coding sequence ATGGCCAAGTACCCACTGATCAAGACCACCCTGAAAGACCGCCTGCTGGGTGGGCACTATTCGGAGGGCCTGCCCCTGCCCAGCGAGCCGCAGCTGGCCCGCGAATTCAGTGTTTCGCGCATGACCGCCCGCCGCGCCATCGACGAACTGGAGCGCGAAGGGTACGTGTACCGGGTGCAGGGTGCCGGCACGTTCCCCACCGGGAAGCGCTTCCGTCAGGGGGTGTTCCGGGTGCGTCCCTTCAAGGAGTGGGCCCGTGACCCGGACCACCGCAACACCATTCTGCAGTCGATGCGGCTGAAGGCCACCCCCGAGATTGCCAGCGTGCTGCAGCTGCAGCACGGCGACCCGGTGATCTTCGTGCACCGGCTACGGCTGGCTGGCGAGGAGCCGCTGGTGGTGGAGAAGCGCTACGTGGACGCCTCGGTGGCGAGCACCCTGCTGGAGCACAACCTCTCGGCCGAGAGCATCCACGAGGTGATGGTCAGCATGGGCGTGCCGCTGACCCGCGTGGAACAGAACCTGGAAGCGGTCAACCTGCGCCAAGAGGAGGCAGACCTGCTGCGTGTGCCGCTGGGGACAGCGGCCTTTTTGTTGCGGCGCACCACCTACAGTGGCAGCAAGCGGATCAGCTACGTGAACTACTGGGTGCGCGGCGACCGTTACGCCTTCCAGGACAGCTTCGAGCCCTGA
- the moaA gene encoding GTP 3',8-cyclase MoaA, with translation MSSPSALTDQLGRPLRDLRLSVTDRCNLRCTYCMPKDVFGPDFAFLPRNELLSFEELERLTRLFVAAGVQKLRLTGGEPLLRQGLPELIRRLHAIAGVQDIAMTTNGLLLPRYAAELKAAGLRRVTVSLDSLDPEVFGQMNGLGMHPDRVMDGIEAALQAGLPVKVNTVVQRGVNDAHLGELWRALKDRAVLRFIEFMDVGNHNGWNLEQVVPPAEVLARLGGDLTPVEAQYRGEVAARYRDAQGHEAGLITSVSRPFCGDCTRARLSAVGVLYTCLFAGSGLDLRAPLRDGQSDDQLSRLLAECWQARRDRYSEERGAATSAHHKVEMSHIGG, from the coding sequence GTGTCCTCCCCTTCCGCCCTGACCGACCAGCTGGGCCGTCCGCTGCGCGACCTGCGCCTCTCGGTGACGGACCGCTGCAACCTGCGCTGCACCTACTGCATGCCCAAGGACGTGTTCGGCCCGGACTTCGCGTTTCTGCCGCGCAACGAGCTGCTGAGCTTCGAGGAACTGGAGCGCCTGACCCGGCTGTTCGTGGCCGCCGGGGTGCAGAAGCTGCGCCTGACCGGCGGCGAGCCGCTGCTGCGCCAGGGTCTGCCGGAGCTGATCCGGCGGCTGCACGCCATTGCAGGCGTGCAGGACATTGCCATGACCACCAACGGACTGCTGCTGCCGCGCTACGCCGCCGAGCTGAAGGCGGCCGGGCTGCGGCGCGTGACGGTCAGCCTGGACAGCTTGGACCCGGAGGTGTTCGGGCAGATGAACGGGCTGGGCATGCATCCGGACCGGGTGATGGACGGCATCGAGGCGGCGCTGCAGGCGGGCCTGCCGGTCAAGGTGAACACGGTGGTACAGCGCGGCGTCAACGACGCGCATCTGGGGGAGCTGTGGCGCGCGCTGAAGGACCGGGCGGTGCTGCGCTTCATCGAGTTTATGGACGTGGGCAACCACAACGGCTGGAACCTGGAGCAGGTGGTGCCGCCCGCCGAGGTGCTGGCGCGGCTGGGCGGCGACCTGACCCCGGTGGAAGCTCAGTACCGGGGCGAGGTGGCCGCCCGCTACCGGGACGCCCAGGGCCACGAGGCCGGGCTGATCACCAGCGTGAGCCGGCCCTTCTGCGGCGACTGCACCCGCGCGCGGCTCTCGGCGGTGGGCGTGCTGTACACCTGCCTGTTTGCCGGCAGTGGCCTGGACCTGCGCGCCCCACTGCGCGACGGCCAGAGCGATGACCAGCTGAGCCGGCTGCTGGCCGAGTGCTGGCAGGCCCGCCGCGACCGCTACTCCGAGGAACGCGGGGCGGCCACCAGCGCCCATCACAAGGTGGAGATGTCGCACATTGGCGGCTAG